A window of the Xenopus laevis strain J_2021 chromosome 9_10L, Xenopus_laevis_v10.1, whole genome shotgun sequence genome harbors these coding sequences:
- the pdilt.L gene encoding LOW QUALITY PROTEIN: protein disulfide-isomerase-like protein of the testis (The sequence of the model RefSeq protein was modified relative to this genomic sequence to represent the inferred CDS: deleted 1 base in 1 codon), with the protein MRRGKLPLVEQIRWSLVPLEVVLENAAVFLFIFTPGIRKHITSMKLLFLLLCFFFSLSLAKDGKVEKGSKVKKHKPPKIKEENDVLVLTDSNFARALKDNKYLLVKFYIALSGPSQTVKEEFSIAAGSMKKDSSEIRFGQVDITQEKELGKEFKIKEFPTIKLFVDGDRKNPTDCKGVRTASAFVTWLNRRMGPSSLYINSTDQYEAFVMSDKVTVVGFFKEPENKKEHFLEAAKDIPDFPFGLISNNDIFSHAGITTNMVAVYKKDSPTNYLIPEEEIESKVDLVKLIRTYIMDVVTEYNLETQVTIFDVPVDSHILLFTSKTSQLFGTIYENFESAALEFRGKLVFILVDTDESRNGRIFEYFRITEVDTPAVRILNLTTDVKYRMPADEVSFENLRRFCRSYLDGKAKPKKESEEIPKDWDKNPVKLLVGKNFNHVAFNKTTNTFIMFYAPWSQECKDLFPIWEELGMTYQNHKNVTIAKIDCAANDIQLMVLDRYPYFRFFPAGSSTQSIRYTGERTLSAFKEYLEYELESRNTEKEDKETSATRNTENEEKDDEKTAKEEL; encoded by the exons ATGAGACGTGGGAAATTGCCACTTGTTGAGCAGATAAGGTGGAGTTTAGTTCCTTTAGAAGTAGTGCTAGAAAATGCAGctgtctttctttttatt tttaccccaGGGATCAGAAAGCATATTACCAGCATGAAGCTGTTGTTCCTCcttttgtgctttttcttttctctctctttagcAAAGGATGGAAAGGTAGAAAAAGGTTCCAAAGTCAAGAAGCACAAGCCTCCTAAAATTAAAGAGGAGAATGATGTTCTTGTTCTCACAGATTCAAATTTTGCCAGAGCCCTCAAAGACAATAAGTATTTATTGGTCAAATTTT ACATTGCTTTATCCGGCCCTTCACAAACCGTTAAAGAAGAATTTTCCATAGCAGCAGGAAGTATGAAGAAAGACTCATCAGAAATAAGATTTGGTCAGGTTGATATCACTCAAGAAAAGGAACTTGGAAAAGAGTTTAAGATCAAAGAATTTCCTACAATAAAGCTCTTTGTGGATGGCGATCGGAAAAACCCTACTGATTGCAAAG GGGTGAGAACTGCATCTGCATTTGTTACCTGGCTGAACAGAAGAATGGGACCCAGCTCTCTTTACATTAACAGCACGGATCAGTATGAAGCTTTTGTTATGTCAGATAAAGTGACTGTTGTTGGCTTCTTTAAG GAGCCGGAGAACAAGAAAGAACATTTTCTTGAAGCTGCCAAGGATATTCCTGACTTTCCCTTTGGACTGATCAGCAACAATGATATATTTTCGCATGCTGGAATCACTACAAATATGGTTGCAGTGTACAAAAAG GACAGTCCTACCAACTATTTAATACCAGAAGAAGAAATTGAAAGCAAGGTGGACCTAGTGAAATTGATCCGAACCTACATCATGGACGTGGTGACTGAGTATAATTTAGAG ACTCAGGTCACTATTTTCGATGTCCCTGTTGACAGTCACATTCTGCTCTTCACCTCCAAAACCTCTCAATTATTTGGTACAATTTATGAAAATTTTGAGTCTGCGGCACTTGAATTCAGAGGAAAG CTTGTCTTTATACTCGTGGACACAGACGAGTCTCGGAATGGGCGTATCTTTGAGTATTTCCGCATCACAGAAGTTGATACACCGGCAGTTCGTATCTTAAACTTGACCACTGATGTGAAGTACAGAATGCCAGCTGATGAGGTTAGCTTTGAAAATCTGAGACGTTTCTGTAGGAGTTACCTGGATGGGAAAGCCAAG ccaaaaaaagaaagcgAAGAAATTCCTAAAGACTGGGACAAAAACCCTGTAAAATTGCTTGTTGGAAAAAACTTCAATCACGTTGCGTTCAATAAGacaacaaatacatttatcatGTTTT ATGCACCATGGTCTCAAGAATGTAAGGATTTATTCCCAATCTGGGAAGAGTTAGGGATGACATATCAGAATCATAAAAATGTGACTATTGCCAAAATAGACTGCGCAGCCAATGACATTCAGCTGATGGTATTGGATCGCTACCCCTATTTTCGCTTCTTTCCTGCTGGATCAAGTACCCAG TCCATTCGTTACACTGGGGAGCGGACACTTTCAGCCTTCAAAGAATATCTGGAATACGAACTGGAATCTAGAAACACAGAAAAAGAGGATAAG GAAACTTCTGCTACAAGGAAcacagaaaatgaagagaaagacGATGAAAAGACGGCAAAGGAAGAGCTTTAG